A section of the Paenibacillus aurantius genome encodes:
- a CDS encoding GGDEF domain-containing protein — protein sequence MKRNWIPETQTMEMISANLRWFIVAVCLFIVYTPSINGFLGYSKAGFTWTALFVVLYTAVDQYVLLRYPVTSGVYKVVTRTSIVMDGVAVLALVAMTGGGHSPFYMVFYLLLLHSAIYWNLAGALYAAGLLTGAYSVMLLRLDPGVFTDPYRLYLYSLQVMFTFVIAFYCGVIASRERKQFKDSNYYRDRLNEDYLTGLFNHRYFQETMDRIYRERQPAYLIMADIDHFKTINDTYGHATGDEVLRQVSGVLSARLRDRNGLAFRYGGEEFAMLVYTREPNEAAQLIKAIQGDVNRLKLAVRGQPVRVTLSFGAVYSGDCPTKNELAEYADKLLYAAKAQGRNRAVFEDGKKEAGPGKAAGQYRAARRPRR from the coding sequence TTGAAAAGAAACTGGATTCCCGAAACCCAAACGATGGAAATGATCTCGGCCAACCTGCGGTGGTTCATCGTCGCGGTCTGCCTGTTCATCGTCTATACCCCGTCCATAAACGGGTTTCTCGGCTACAGCAAGGCGGGGTTTACGTGGACCGCGCTTTTTGTGGTGCTGTACACCGCTGTGGACCAATATGTGCTGCTTCGTTATCCGGTGACCTCGGGCGTCTACAAGGTGGTCACGCGGACCTCCATTGTGATGGACGGGGTGGCCGTACTCGCCCTGGTGGCCATGACGGGAGGCGGACACAGCCCGTTCTACATGGTCTTCTATTTGCTTCTGCTGCATTCCGCCATCTATTGGAATCTGGCTGGCGCCCTGTATGCGGCCGGTCTCCTGACCGGGGCGTATTCCGTGATGCTGCTGCGGCTGGATCCCGGGGTCTTTACGGACCCGTACCGGCTTTATCTGTACAGCCTGCAGGTTATGTTCACGTTCGTCATCGCTTTCTACTGCGGGGTGATCGCTTCCCGGGAGCGCAAACAATTCAAGGACAGCAATTATTACCGGGACCGGCTGAACGAGGATTATTTGACGGGTCTCTTTAACCACCGGTATTTCCAGGAGACGATGGACCGGATTTACCGGGAACGGCAGCCGGCCTACCTCATCATGGCGGACATCGACCATTTCAAAACGATCAACGACACCTACGGACACGCCACGGGAGACGAGGTGCTCCGGCAGGTATCCGGCGTTCTCTCCGCGCGTTTGCGGGACCGGAACGGCTTGGCCTTCCGCTACGGGGGAGAGGAGTTCGCCATGCTGGTCTACACGAGGGAGCCGAACGAGGCCGCCCAGCTGATCAAGGCGATCCAGGGGGACGTGAACCGGCTTAAGCTTGCGGTGCGGGGACAACCCGTACGCGTAACGCTGAGCTTCGGGGCGGTCTATTCAGGAGACTGTCCGACCAAAAACGAGCTTGCCGAATATGCGGACAAGCTTCTCTATGCCGCCAAGGCCCAAGGGCGAAACCGGGCGGTGTTCGAAGACGGAAAAAAGGAAGCGGGCCCCGGGAAGGCCGCCGGTCAGTACCGTGCGGCTAGACGCCCCCGCCGCTAG
- a CDS encoding MarR family winged helix-turn-helix transcriptional regulator → MKKLSAKGEAFTDLVLEVFRLNGLLLAAGDRLTSPVGLSSARWQVLGVVEHGAIPVAHVARIMGLTRQSVQQTADALERDGLIVYRDNPHHLRSKLMELTPKGREALDYVTERHSLWANEIGEKETEEALRQTSSLLRRLAESLEQERCSYQED, encoded by the coding sequence ATGAAGAAACTTAGCGCCAAGGGAGAAGCATTCACGGATTTGGTATTGGAGGTATTTCGCCTTAACGGGCTTCTACTGGCTGCCGGTGACCGGTTAACGTCACCCGTCGGCTTAAGCAGCGCCCGGTGGCAGGTGCTCGGTGTGGTGGAGCATGGGGCCATTCCCGTGGCGCACGTCGCCCGCATCATGGGCCTTACCCGCCAGAGCGTCCAGCAGACGGCGGACGCCCTGGAGCGCGATGGGTTGATCGTTTACCGGGACAACCCGCATCACCTGCGCTCCAAATTGATGGAGCTGACGCCGAAAGGGCGGGAGGCTTTGGATTATGTAACGGAGCGTCATTCACTTTGGGCGAATGAAATCGGAGAAAAGGAGACGGAGGAAGCTCTCCGGCAGACATCGTCCCTGCTTAGGAGATTAGCGGAGAGCTTGGAGCAAGAAAGGTGCAGTTACCAGGAAGACTAG
- a CDS encoding glycerol-3-phosphate dehydrogenase/oxidase: MMREQTFAGAGREAVLASMEEQDFDLLVIGGGITGAGIALDAETRGIRTALVEMQDFAAGTSSRSTKLVHGGLRYLKQLEIKLVAEVGRERAVVYENAPHVTTPEWMLLPLVQGGTFGRMATSVGLLVYDRLAGVRRSERRRMLSRSEALQREPLLRADILKGGGYYVEYRTDDARLTIETMKEAVRRGARAVNYARAVEVLYDGGRASGVRIADTLTGKTRDLRAKIIVNAAGPWVDELRELDRSREGKRIHLTKGVHLVVDGGRFPLRQAVYFDTPDKRMVFAIPREGKTYIGTTDTNYTGDIANPRMTAADRDYLLEAANGMFPSLELTPDDVESSWAGLRPLIHEDGKSPSELSRKDEIFEAPSGLLSIAGGKLTGYRRMAERVVDLVTSRLADQGRGPYRECGTERLALSGGQVGGSAGFEAFVRESVRAGTNAGLTAETAEWLARRYGSNAAELYELHRVRGGEAREFGLPPRTFLTLLYAMEEEMAVTPADYFIRRTGALYFDIEEVRRTLGPVTRYMAAHYGWSEEIQEERMAEMKRRLEEAVTPVDG; this comes from the coding sequence ATGATGAGAGAGCAGACGTTTGCGGGAGCCGGCCGGGAGGCGGTTCTGGCCAGCATGGAGGAACAGGACTTCGACCTCCTGGTGATCGGAGGAGGGATTACGGGGGCCGGCATCGCGCTTGATGCCGAGACCCGGGGGATCCGGACCGCGCTTGTCGAGATGCAGGACTTCGCCGCGGGCACTTCCTCCCGTTCCACGAAGCTCGTCCACGGAGGACTCCGTTACCTGAAGCAGCTGGAGATCAAGCTGGTCGCCGAAGTGGGCCGGGAGCGGGCGGTCGTCTACGAGAACGCCCCGCATGTGACGACGCCGGAATGGATGCTGCTTCCGCTCGTTCAGGGAGGCACCTTCGGCCGGATGGCGACCTCGGTCGGCCTGCTCGTCTATGACCGTCTCGCCGGGGTTCGCCGCAGCGAGAGGCGGAGGATGCTCAGCCGGTCGGAAGCCCTGCAGCGGGAGCCTCTGCTCCGTGCGGATATTCTGAAGGGGGGCGGCTATTACGTCGAGTACCGGACCGATGACGCCCGCCTGACCATTGAGACGATGAAGGAGGCGGTCCGGCGGGGGGCCCGTGCGGTTAATTATGCCCGCGCCGTCGAAGTGCTTTATGACGGGGGACGCGCGTCCGGCGTCCGGATCGCCGATACGCTGACCGGGAAGACCCGGGACCTGCGGGCGAAGATCATCGTGAATGCCGCCGGTCCTTGGGTGGACGAGCTCCGGGAGCTCGACCGCTCCCGCGAGGGCAAGCGCATTCACCTGACGAAGGGCGTTCATCTCGTGGTGGACGGCGGGCGCTTCCCGCTGCGGCAGGCGGTTTACTTCGACACGCCGGATAAGCGGATGGTGTTTGCCATTCCCCGGGAAGGCAAGACGTATATCGGCACCACCGATACGAACTACACCGGGGATATCGCGAATCCTCGCATGACGGCGGCCGACCGGGACTACCTGCTGGAGGCGGCTAACGGGATGTTCCCGAGCCTTGAGCTGACGCCGGACGATGTGGAGTCGAGCTGGGCCGGGCTGCGGCCCCTTATCCACGAAGACGGCAAGTCGCCCTCGGAGCTTTCGCGCAAGGACGAGATCTTCGAGGCGCCCTCCGGCCTGCTTTCCATAGCCGGGGGCAAGCTCACCGGCTACCGCAGGATGGCCGAGCGGGTCGTCGATCTCGTCACTTCGCGGCTGGCCGACCAGGGCCGGGGGCCTTACCGCGAGTGCGGAACGGAGCGGCTCGCTCTCTCGGGCGGCCAGGTCGGCGGCTCCGCCGGCTTCGAGGCGTTCGTGCGGGAGAGCGTCCGCGCCGGCACGAACGCGGGCCTGACGGCCGAGACGGCCGAATGGCTCGCCCGGCGCTACGGCTCGAACGCCGCCGAGCTCTACGAGCTCCACCGCGTCCGCGGCGGCGAAGCGCGGGAGTTCGGGCTCCCGCCCCGCACCTTTCTTACGCTCCTTTATGCCATGGAGGAGGAGATGGCCGTCACGCCGGCGGACTATTTCATCCGCCGGACCGGGGCGCTCTATTTCGACATCGAAGAGGTGCGCCGGACGCTTGGCCCCGTGACGCGCTACATGGCCGCCCATTACGGCTGGTCCGAGGAGATCCAGGAAGAGCGTATGGCTGAGATGAAACGCCGGCTGGAGGAAGCCGTTACGCCGGTCGACGGGTAG
- a CDS encoding MGMT family protein — MTPFTERVLEVIRSIPEGRVMTYGQIAGAAGSPRGARQVVRILHSMSGKHRLPWHRVISAKGEIAPREDGSEEMQAFLLEAEGVEVKNSRYVELERFLHRPERAEEA, encoded by the coding sequence ATGACGCCATTTACGGAGAGAGTGCTGGAGGTGATCCGGTCCATTCCGGAGGGACGCGTCATGACCTACGGGCAGATTGCCGGAGCGGCGGGAAGCCCGCGGGGGGCCCGCCAGGTCGTCCGAATCCTCCATTCCATGAGCGGCAAGCACCGCCTCCCCTGGCATCGGGTGATTTCGGCCAAGGGGGAAATCGCCCCGCGGGAGGACGGCTCGGAAGAGATGCAGGCCTTCCTGCTGGAGGCGGAAGGCGTGGAGGTGAAGAACAGCCGGTACGTGGAGCTCGAGCGGTTCCTTCATCGCCCCGAGAGGGCGGAGGAAGCGTGA
- a CDS encoding amidohydrolase family protein: MRIDAHQHFWKIDRGDYGWITPEIPVLYRDYLPEDLKPILDRHGIGGTIAVQAAPTLEETDYLLSLAEKHPAILGVVGWLDLNDPRWREHFERHRQHPRYIGFRIMIQEMPDARVILEPSFVEALRFFAEEDVPVDLLVKAGQLDSLVELLDRVPNVRGVIDHIAKPFISRGEMEPWLSQMRRIASHPGIYCKLSGMVTEADPESWKPSDLTGYIRSAIELFGPDRVMFGSDWPVCLLAASYDEVMEALEESLPDGYSEVDREKLFGGNAAVFYKLPPR, from the coding sequence ATGAGAATCGATGCCCACCAGCATTTCTGGAAGATCGACCGGGGAGATTACGGATGGATTACCCCCGAAATCCCGGTGCTCTACCGGGACTACCTCCCGGAGGATTTGAAGCCAATCCTGGACCGGCACGGGATCGGCGGAACGATCGCCGTGCAGGCGGCCCCCACGTTGGAAGAAACCGACTACTTGCTCTCGCTGGCCGAGAAGCATCCCGCCATTCTCGGAGTCGTTGGATGGCTCGACTTGAACGATCCCCGTTGGCGGGAGCATTTCGAGCGTCACCGGCAGCATCCCCGGTACATAGGCTTCCGGATCATGATCCAGGAAATGCCCGATGCCCGCGTCATTTTGGAGCCGTCGTTTGTGGAAGCGCTTCGGTTTTTTGCGGAGGAGGACGTTCCGGTGGATTTGCTCGTGAAGGCCGGCCAGCTGGACTCCCTCGTGGAGCTGCTCGACCGGGTTCCGAACGTGCGGGGAGTGATCGATCACATCGCCAAGCCGTTCATTTCCCGGGGAGAGATGGAGCCCTGGCTCAGCCAGATGCGCCGGATCGCCTCCCATCCGGGAATCTACTGCAAGCTCTCCGGCATGGTTACCGAGGCCGATCCCGAGAGCTGGAAGCCCTCCGATCTGACCGGCTATATCCGCTCGGCTATCGAGCTATTCGGTCCCGACCGGGTTATGTTCGGAAGCGACTGGCCGGTTTGTCTTCTTGCCGCCTCCTACGACGAGGTGATGGAAGCCCTCGAGGAGTCGCTGCCCGATGGCTACAGCGAGGTGGATCGGGAGAAGTTGTTCGGTGGGAACGCCGCCGTCTTCTACAAGCTTCCGCCAAGATAG
- the efeB gene encoding iron uptake transporter deferrochelatase/peroxidase subunit has protein sequence MEDNKKQPQPADMHKEREGGTPFSRREVLKMAGVGGLGLLLGSVGAGGVLAGTGKLGSRSDTASADAARSGRLPFYGTHQAGIVTPPQNFLCFAAFDLTVTRGEEVSQLFKAWTEASAKLCAGETVGTQNSQTGLPPDDTGEAVGLNPSNTSITFGISPSFFDERFGFGPKRPAGLVDLPRFPGDNLRSEWCGGDIGVQVCADDLQVAFHAIRNLTRIARGKAVLRWTQEGFQRTAAAGAPGETPRNLMGFKDGTGNPDVTDEKLMSDLIWTQASDGPAWMANGSYMAVRRIRLRLEVWDRSTLGDQEATFGRHRDSGAPLGLKNEFDPLPLDAKGADGKAVIPMTAHARLAHSETERILRRSYSYSSGLDRQTGQLDAGLFFVSYQRSLEKQFIPLQMRLAKQDKLNEYITHVGSAVFACFPGAKEGRYIGQELFEG, from the coding sequence ATGGAAGACAACAAGAAACAGCCGCAGCCGGCAGACATGCACAAGGAGAGGGAGGGAGGCACCCCCTTCTCCCGCCGGGAAGTCCTTAAGATGGCGGGAGTGGGAGGCCTTGGCCTCCTGCTCGGCTCCGTTGGGGCCGGAGGGGTACTGGCCGGCACCGGGAAGCTCGGCTCCCGGTCGGACACCGCTTCCGCCGACGCGGCCCGGAGCGGCCGCCTTCCGTTCTATGGGACCCATCAGGCGGGAATCGTGACTCCCCCGCAGAATTTCCTGTGTTTCGCCGCCTTTGACCTGACGGTGACGCGTGGGGAGGAAGTAAGCCAGCTGTTCAAAGCCTGGACGGAAGCTTCGGCAAAACTGTGCGCCGGCGAAACGGTGGGCACGCAGAACAGCCAGACGGGTCTTCCTCCGGACGATACCGGAGAAGCGGTCGGCTTGAACCCTTCGAACACGTCTATCACGTTCGGAATAAGCCCGTCCTTCTTCGACGAACGCTTCGGGTTCGGTCCGAAGCGTCCTGCGGGGCTCGTCGATCTTCCGCGTTTCCCCGGAGACAATCTGCGGAGCGAATGGTGCGGGGGAGACATCGGCGTGCAGGTGTGCGCGGATGACCTGCAGGTGGCGTTCCACGCCATACGCAACCTGACCCGCATCGCCCGGGGAAAGGCTGTCCTGCGCTGGACGCAGGAAGGGTTCCAGCGTACGGCCGCAGCGGGAGCGCCGGGGGAAACCCCACGCAACCTGATGGGCTTCAAGGACGGAACGGGGAACCCGGATGTCACGGATGAGAAGCTTATGAGCGACCTCATCTGGACCCAGGCCTCAGACGGTCCGGCCTGGATGGCGAACGGCAGTTACATGGCCGTGCGCCGCATCCGTCTGCGCCTCGAGGTGTGGGACCGTTCGACGCTCGGGGATCAGGAAGCGACGTTCGGACGGCACCGGGACAGTGGCGCGCCGCTCGGGCTGAAGAACGAGTTCGATCCGCTGCCGCTTGATGCGAAGGGAGCGGACGGCAAGGCGGTCATCCCGATGACCGCCCATGCCCGGCTCGCCCATTCGGAGACGGAACGGATCCTTCGGCGGTCCTACTCGTATTCCAGCGGTCTCGACCGGCAGACAGGGCAGCTGGATGCGGGATTGTTTTTTGTGAGCTACCAGCGGAGCCTGGAGAAGCAGTTCATTCCCCTGCAGATGCGGCTCGCCAAGCAGGATAAGCTTAACGAATATATTACTCATGTGGGAAGCGCGGTGTTCGCCTGCTTCCCCGGCGCGAAGGAAGGCCGGTATATCGGCCAGGAGCTGTTCGAAGGATGA
- a CDS encoding FTR1 family iron permease, with the protein MNRQGYPLRSVVLLLALLLGLAGGSAAAVPAAAAGTDGLMPAAGGALVHTTQKEWPEAGRELERFEAEWKAVHAPASPQADQVNAALTAAKAALSRPEADPGAAYKAVSALTKAADAFVKAAETASGSAKGGGPAAAKELLPVLQRMQEAAGNGQAEQARAEFRRFDAQWAKAEPAIRADSVPVYGRLETLLTMARISLQAEPFRAEAAASAIGELRQTVEGYSAGTLAEAAPEAAADGRTVDDALLLLEKAQQAIGSGQPAAAAERMQAFIRLWPSVEGAVLTRAPDVYTAIENRMAEASGDLLSSPPKTEAASRVIEAMRADLEPYRGSVRYTAWDAALILLREGLEALLVLAALLAFLQRSGHSGRQRWVWGGAAAGLVLSAGLAGILTYAVASAAAGGARETMEGVTGLVSVVMMITVGAWLHGKAQVQTWNRYIQNQVGAALAGGSLWSLFAVACLSILREGAETAIFYVGMAPSIDPMQMLTGIAGALAALVVLGWIVVKASVRLPVRPFFLTASLLIYYLVIKFLGQSLHALQVAGPLPATPSAGLPFWEWLGVYPTWETTVPQLAVLAFLAFSFIRTEKKKAAVGGKEAPSRV; encoded by the coding sequence ATGAACAGGCAAGGATACCCCCTCCGTTCGGTCGTTCTGCTGCTTGCCCTGCTGCTGGGTCTGGCGGGGGGAAGTGCCGCGGCTGTCCCGGCTGCAGCGGCGGGCACTGACGGGCTCATGCCGGCTGCAGGCGGTGCGCTCGTGCACACCACCCAGAAGGAATGGCCGGAAGCGGGCAGGGAGCTGGAGCGGTTCGAGGCCGAATGGAAGGCCGTCCACGCTCCGGCTTCTCCGCAGGCGGACCAAGTGAACGCCGCCCTGACCGCGGCCAAAGCGGCTCTGTCCAGGCCGGAAGCGGATCCGGGCGCAGCCTACAAGGCCGTCTCGGCCTTGACGAAAGCAGCCGACGCCTTCGTCAAGGCAGCGGAGACCGCTTCCGGTTCCGCCAAGGGCGGCGGTCCGGCAGCGGCGAAAGAACTGCTGCCCGTGCTGCAGCGGATGCAGGAAGCGGCAGGGAACGGCCAAGCCGAGCAGGCCCGGGCGGAATTCCGCCGGTTCGACGCCCAGTGGGCGAAGGCGGAGCCGGCCATCCGGGCGGACAGCGTCCCGGTGTACGGCCGGCTCGAGACGCTGCTGACCATGGCGCGGATCTCCCTGCAGGCGGAGCCCTTCCGGGCGGAGGCCGCGGCTTCCGCGATCGGCGAGCTTAGGCAGACGGTGGAGGGCTACTCCGCCGGAACGCTGGCCGAAGCCGCCCCGGAAGCGGCAGCGGACGGCCGGACCGTGGACGATGCCCTCCTCCTGCTGGAGAAAGCCCAGCAGGCTATCGGCAGCGGCCAGCCGGCCGCAGCGGCGGAGCGGATGCAGGCCTTCATCCGGCTCTGGCCTTCCGTCGAGGGAGCGGTGCTGACGCGGGCGCCCGATGTTTACACCGCCATCGAGAACCGGATGGCGGAGGCCTCGGGCGACCTGCTGTCGAGCCCGCCCAAGACGGAGGCGGCCTCCCGGGTGATCGAGGCCATGCGGGCGGACCTGGAGCCGTACCGGGGCTCCGTCCGCTACACCGCATGGGATGCCGCGCTCATCCTTCTCCGGGAAGGCCTGGAAGCGCTCCTCGTGCTGGCCGCCCTGCTTGCCTTCCTGCAGCGTTCCGGCCATTCCGGCCGGCAGCGGTGGGTATGGGGCGGAGCCGCTGCCGGTCTCGTGCTTAGCGCCGGACTGGCGGGAATCCTCACCTATGCCGTAGCCTCTGCCGCTGCCGGAGGAGCCCGCGAAACGATGGAAGGGGTGACCGGCCTGGTCTCCGTCGTGATGATGATCACGGTCGGAGCCTGGCTGCACGGGAAAGCCCAGGTACAGACCTGGAACCGTTACATCCAGAACCAGGTAGGAGCGGCGCTTGCCGGAGGCAGCTTGTGGTCCTTGTTTGCGGTTGCGTGTCTCTCCATCCTGAGAGAAGGAGCGGAGACGGCCATCTTCTATGTGGGGATGGCCCCGTCCATTGATCCCATGCAGATGCTGACGGGCATAGCAGGCGCTCTGGCCGCCCTGGTCGTACTGGGCTGGATCGTCGTGAAAGCCAGCGTCCGGCTTCCGGTAAGGCCGTTCTTCCTTACGGCTTCGCTCTTAATCTACTATCTCGTGATCAAATTCCTCGGGCAGAGCCTGCACGCTCTGCAGGTGGCCGGCCCTCTGCCCGCGACCCCTTCAGCGGGTTTGCCCTTCTGGGAATGGCTCGGCGTTTACCCGACGTGGGAAACGACCGTTCCCCAGCTGGCCGTGCTTGCCTTTCTCGCTTTCTCGTTCATCCGGACAGAGAAGAAGAAGGCAGCGGTCGGCGGAAAGGAGGCTCCCTCCCGCGTATAG
- the efeO gene encoding iron uptake system protein EfeO, with product MKSGLILTSAILAASVLASACGNTKEAVQPSAVASTPVPSAAPAAPAVDYTQAIDQYRTYVIEQCNAYVKATGEFTAAIKAGDLEKSKELYAPARMYYERIEPIAESLGDLDPAMDAREGDVEEKDWRGFHRIEKGLWMDGKTHGQEGYADQLLSDSKLLRAKVETVEIDSTLLLTGAVELLNEVSSTKVTGEEERYSRTDLYDIAANVEGARKIFDVLKTEVEKKDAELARTIDGRFNNLFKVMEPYKKGSGYVLYTDLTQDQTKKLSQAVDALAEPLSQMGKKLGA from the coding sequence ATGAAATCCGGTCTCATTCTTACCTCTGCGATACTGGCAGCCTCGGTGCTTGCCTCCGCCTGCGGGAACACAAAAGAAGCCGTTCAGCCTAGTGCAGTGGCTTCCACGCCCGTTCCTTCCGCTGCACCTGCCGCGCCGGCTGTTGACTATACTCAAGCTATTGATCAGTACCGGACTTACGTCATAGAACAGTGCAATGCCTATGTTAAGGCTACCGGGGAATTTACAGCCGCCATCAAAGCGGGGGACCTGGAGAAGAGCAAGGAGCTTTACGCTCCTGCGCGCATGTATTATGAGCGGATTGAGCCGATCGCGGAGTCGCTTGGAGACCTGGACCCGGCTATGGATGCCCGGGAAGGGGATGTTGAGGAGAAGGACTGGAGAGGCTTCCACCGGATCGAGAAAGGACTGTGGATGGACGGGAAGACCCATGGCCAGGAAGGCTACGCCGACCAGCTGCTGAGCGACAGCAAGCTTCTGAGGGCGAAGGTCGAAACGGTTGAGATTGATTCCACCCTGCTGCTGACGGGAGCGGTCGAGCTGCTTAATGAGGTGTCGTCGACCAAGGTGACGGGCGAAGAGGAGCGCTACTCCCGAACCGACCTCTATGACATCGCGGCCAATGTGGAAGGGGCGCGGAAGATTTTTGACGTGCTGAAGACGGAAGTGGAGAAGAAGGACGCGGAGCTGGCCCGAACGATCGACGGGCGCTTTAACAACCTGTTCAAGGTGATGGAGCCTTACAAGAAGGGCAGCGGCTATGTTCTTTATACGGATCTGACGCAGGACCAGACGAAAAAGCTGAGCCAGGCGGTGGATGCGCTCGCCGAGCCCCTATCCCAAATGGGCAAAAAACTGGGGGCCTAG
- a CDS encoding protein-glutamine gamma-glutamyltransferase has protein sequence MIRVQGMAQPIDPAMLPDRQRDIYLQKDRSPTVYSYDSVDQLLFELRVRVSITEAAAALYESGAQFATFADSRCNPVFWDRTEPGGFQLKPGVAPAEGVRDIFRNGRLYAFECATAMVICLYRAVNVNIGDPLFNRYFADLLLFDWHYDSDLRLITLDTHQESYPGDILYFINPDYSPLTPQWRGENVIKMGDNLYFGHGIGVRPAEGIIAKLNSHRVPGSPFSAYLTDQASYPDYRYLYSLGSGVPVPPLQNPTGPRRQGVIVARIGSFTYLKL, from the coding sequence ATGATCCGCGTGCAAGGGATGGCCCAGCCGATTGATCCGGCCATGCTGCCGGACAGGCAAAGAGACATCTATCTGCAAAAGGACCGGAGCCCGACCGTCTACTCCTATGATAGTGTGGACCAGCTGCTGTTTGAGCTGCGGGTCCGGGTGTCGATCACCGAGGCGGCCGCCGCCTTGTATGAGAGCGGGGCCCAGTTTGCCACGTTTGCCGATTCCCGCTGCAACCCGGTCTTCTGGGACCGGACGGAGCCGGGGGGATTTCAGCTGAAGCCGGGAGTGGCGCCCGCCGAGGGGGTCCGGGATATTTTCCGGAACGGCCGGCTGTATGCCTTCGAATGCGCGACCGCCATGGTCATCTGCCTGTACCGGGCGGTGAACGTGAACATCGGGGATCCCCTGTTTAACCGATATTTTGCCGATCTGCTGCTCTTTGACTGGCATTATGACAGCGATCTGCGCCTGATCACCCTGGATACGCACCAGGAGTCTTATCCGGGTGATATTCTGTATTTCATCAACCCGGACTATTCGCCGCTGACCCCTCAGTGGCGGGGGGAGAATGTGATCAAGATGGGTGATAACCTGTATTTCGGCCACGGAATCGGGGTCCGGCCGGCGGAAGGCATCATCGCCAAGCTCAACAGCCACCGCGTGCCGGGCAGCCCGTTCTCCGCCTACTTGACGGATCAGGCGTCCTATCCGGATTACCGCTATCTGTACTCGCTTGGTTCCGGCGTGCCGGTGCCTCCTCTTCAGAACCCGACTGGCCCCCGGCGGCAGGGGGTTATTGTCGCCCGGATCGGCTCCTTTACGTATCTCAAGCTTTAA
- a CDS encoding uracil-DNA glycosylase, with translation MKPFQSCAWPEDPVPPPFAGCRRCELAGHGGRMIWGEGNPGASVLVLLDNPGAREDKEGEAFVCGTRETLQEAAHRVGLGPDELYVTYLLKRRPARAYNKEAARQACRLHLEHQLAVPGRRYVLCLGNVSVQEFFRNPEAEVKALRGSWHTVDGLETLVSYHPLAVRRRPVLRRLFDEDWERLAARLAERE, from the coding sequence ATGAAGCCTTTTCAGTCGTGTGCGTGGCCGGAGGATCCGGTGCCGCCGCCATTTGCAGGCTGCCGGCGCTGTGAGCTGGCGGGGCATGGCGGGAGAATGATTTGGGGAGAGGGGAATCCGGGAGCTTCGGTTCTGGTGCTGCTGGATAATCCGGGGGCGCGGGAGGATAAAGAAGGGGAGGCCTTCGTCTGCGGGACGCGCGAAACGCTTCAGGAAGCCGCGCACCGCGTCGGTCTCGGTCCGGACGAGCTGTATGTGACGTATCTGCTCAAGAGAAGGCCCGCCCGCGCCTATAACAAGGAGGCGGCCCGGCAGGCATGCCGTCTCCATCTGGAGCATCAGCTTGCCGTACCGGGCCGCCGCTATGTGCTGTGCCTCGGCAACGTTTCGGTCCAGGAGTTCTTCCGGAATCCGGAAGCGGAGGTAAAGGCGCTTAGGGGGTCATGGCATACGGTAGACGGTTTGGAGACGCTCGTTTCCTATCATCCGCTGGCCGTCCGCCGGCGTCCGGTGCTTCGCCGTCTGTTCGACGAGGACTGGGAGCGGCTGGCAGCGCGCCTGGCGGAGAGAGAATAG